The Anaeromusa acidaminophila DSM 3853 DNA window TTGAAAATTTGACAGGAGCTTTCGTTTTCTACGGAGTCACGCTAAAAGCGCAAGCTTTATTTGCTACTGCTAGCAGCTGCTTGATTGAAAAAGTTGTCTAAGCCATTAACAATTCCTTGGGCTAGTTGTTGTTGAAATTGCGACGTAGTGAGCAATTTTTCTTCATTTTGGTTTGAAAGAAATCCCAACTCAATCAGAAATGCCGGCATGGTCGTATGGTTAAGAACATAGAATTCAGCTGAGCAAGTTCCTCTGTCAACTTGCCCGCCGCCTCGAGTAATACTGTCTTGTATACTCTGAGCCAGTACTTTATCGTAAATCGTTTTTGGATAATAATATGTACCGATCCCGCTAACCTTTGGATCACTAAACGAATTGGCATGGATATCAACAAACACATCGGCTTTATTCTTATTACCAACAGCCGCTCGCGCTCCCAGTTCTTCTACCGCGCTATCATTCGGAGCAAAAACATCACGGTCATCGGTACGGGTTAAAATTACTTTCGCTCCCGCTTGCTCCAGCATGCTCTTTGTTTTCAAAGCAACTGCCAGAGTGACCGTTTTCTCTTGAATATTGTCGGGTCCTATCGCCCCCGTATCAGAGCCGCCATGCCCAGGATCAATCACAACCACTTTTCCTTTTAGACCGGGAGTAAACTTGATAACCGCTTGCGAAGCATGCTTATTGATATCGACAACCACTCGAAATGGCTTGTTTGTTGCGCTATCCTTCGGCAACGTAAATATTTTATAGTCACTATCATTAATCGTAGACGGCAGCCCAATATCAATCAGACTCGTTTGCCCAGTTCCATGATTAATAGTGACCCGATCAGCAATATCTCCATCTAATTTAACCGAATCCGCTTCTTTTTCCGGCACCGCGCCACTAATATTCACTTTCAAATGGGACGCCGTCGTGCTCTCTAGGCTTCCGGCAGCCTGAACCGGACCGGTAACGTCGAAAACAAGCCGCAAACTGCTTTCCCCGGTAGTCGCATCCGTATGATTAGCCCAGCGCACTTGCGTCAACTTCTGAGCCGTAGTCGAGCTACTAGAGGAGGCCATCTCCGCTTGGCACGGCATCAACAATAGTAAAAACAGGGCGACGATAAAACAACTGCGATAATGCATCATACTCTCTCCTATGTACTATATTTCAGATACTATGACGGCTTCACCTTATCCCTACTCTTTTTACCAGTTTCTATTTTACAAACTTCTTCTTGCTAATTATACCTTTTCAATATGTCAAATTTGTTACAATTTCTCGCAAAATCGGTTACTAAGTTTAAGTAAAAAGCGTCCCTCTAAGGGACGCTTTAGAAGATGGCCTTCTCACATCAGGATATTACTTTTTCGACATTCCTCTTGTTGGTAAAAAAATGCTGTTGGCTTCTCGCTGTTATTCTACAATGCGGCGTAACCGCCCGAGTATACACTAAGTCCCACAAAACTTCCTCAATGGTTTCTCTGTCCGTTTGCGCCATATTGCCATTGCATTCATGCCGATATGTTTCAGTTTGGTTCTCCCACACATTTTTCAGCAAGTCTTCAACACCAAATTGAAAATTACAACCATCGGGAACGTTACAAGTATTTAAATACAAAAATTGCTTCACAAGTTTTTCTACATTCTTTTTTTGCAACATAGCTCCATCCCCTTGATAGTGTCAAGGAATGTTCGCAAAAACCATCGCACTCCGAAATAGCTAAGCGCTTTTGCTCAACTGTTGTTGAATTTCGTTGATAAGCATAGGATTTATATAAGAACGCCCGCTAGACCAGTCCTCGCTATATTCGATAAGATAGCTGGTCACTAGGCGAATGTAGGAATCCATACTTGGGAAAATGCCTACGACTTTAGTGCGACGGCGTATTTCCCTGTTTAGCCGTTCCAGAAGATTGGTGGATGCAATTTTTCGAGCGTCAAT harbors:
- a CDS encoding transposase, coding for IDARKIASTNLLERLNREIRRRTKVVGIFPSMDSYIRLVTSYLIEYSEDWSSGRSYINPMLINEIQQQLSKSA
- a CDS encoding N-acetylmuramoyl-L-alanine amidase family protein — its product is MHYRSCFIVALFLLLLMPCQAEMASSSSSTTAQKLTQVRWANHTDATTGESSLRLVFDVTGPVQAAGSLESTTASHLKVNISGAVPEKEADSVKLDGDIADRVTINHGTGQTSLIDIGLPSTINDSDYKIFTLPKDSATNKPFRVVVDINKHASQAVIKFTPGLKGKVVVIDPGHGGSDTGAIGPDNIQEKTVTLAVALKTKSMLEQAGAKVILTRTDDRDVFAPNDSAVEELGARAAVGNKNKADVFVDIHANSFSDPKVSGIGTYYYPKTIYDKVLAQSIQDSITRGGGQVDRGTCSAEFYVLNHTTMPAFLIELGFLSNQNEEKLLTTSQFQQQLAQGIVNGLDNFFNQAAASSSK